The DNA sequence GGTTTTCTCAGGACATGGGAATCCTACCTCAATTGGATTTGAAAAGCAGTACAATCCGTTTTTGAAGTAAGAGAGTTTGAGAGTTTGAGGGTTTGAGGGTTTGAGAACTCTACAAGTGTCTGGATTCAAACTTAATTCTGTCAAATACCTCTTAATCTGTGAAAGAATATAAAAATTACAAAACCGTCAGAAATTCTGACGGTTTTGCTGTTATAAAGAAATAGAGTTTAGAAATCCAAAGTAATGGAAGCTCTGGCTGCAGCTCCCATAATAGGTCTGGCCATAATGATTCCGTCTCCGTTTGGAGAACCTGCTCTTGGATCACCTTCTGTGATTCCGATTGTATTAAAGATATTGGTTCCATCCACGGCAAAACGTATTCTTCCTAACTGATAAGACATTCCTGCTCCAAATTCGGTGAATGAAGGTAATGTCTGTACATTCTTCTCATCCTGGAAACGTTTTCCATAATAATTCATACTTGCATAAGCTCTCCATGCTTTTGTAATATTGACTGCTGGTGAGATATTAAAGAAAAATTTAGGCATTCTTCTTACTACATTTCCTTCAAGAACGCTTCCGGCCTCAAGGTTTTTATATTTTGGACTTTGAATGGTCCCGTTGAATGTTACTTCTAAAGTATTATTGAATAAACGGGCGAAACCTTCCAATTCAACTCCATAGTTTTCTGTATTGGCGAATGTATTTTCGGATGTACCATCAGAGAAAACATCTGTAAATGACAGATTTTTCAAGGTAGAATAGAACGGAATCACTGCCACATCAAAAGTACGCGAGTAATATTTATATCCTACTTCCAGCTGATTGGTTGTTACAGATTTTAAAGGTTTATCAGGGTTCGGATTGGAGAAATAGTTGTAATATGCTTCTTCATTCGGTGATCTGAAACCATTGGAAAAACGGGCATACACTGCATTTTCTCTATTAATCTTATAATTGGTGGCTAATGTGAAGGATACTTTATCTACATTATAATTCCAGTAGGTATATTTATTTCCCAATACACTCATATTATCATCAGCAGTAGTCGTGCTGAAACCATGAGTTCCATCCGTTGTTAACCCTGAATTATTTAAATTGGAAGAAGTTGTATTGGCAAAATTTCCTTTATAATAATCATGGCTGTAACGAAGACCTCCATTTACACTTAAAGCATCGGTGATATTATAATCAAGGTTTACATAAAGATCATTCAGGCTTCCCTGGGTCTGAGTATCTCTCTGTAAAAATGTCATATTGGTTACTCCATTATAGGTTTTAGAATATCCGGTATCTGATGGACTTAAAGAAGTATCTACCAGATTCAGTAACTCTGGTCTGTCTGTAGCTGTAGTAAGAATATTACTCCAGTTCCAGTATTGATGGGATTTCCAATTGGATTTATAGAAACCTGCTGTAACATTTCCCTGATCAAACTTATAATTGAACTGCAGATCATTCACGAAGTTATTCATCTGCTTGTCAATGGCCCAGAATCCCAGTTTTTGTACATATTCAGGATTAACCACAGCTCCGTTGCTCACCAATGAATACTGATAATTGTTGCCGGAAATTCCGTTACTTTTAGCAAATTCTGCCATCGTTTGTGGACCTCCTGCAGGGAAAATCCCTGTATAATTCATATTGATATTGGTGTATCTGGTCTTGTTTAAAACGCTGAAATTATTTCCAAGATCATATTTAAACTCAGCTCCCACTGCATCTACTTTCGGATGAATTCCGTCTTCAAGATTTCTGTTGAAAAATCCACCTCCTGCCTGTGGTATATTCAGCTGGCTGATTGCTCTGTAGCTATATGTTCCGTAATTAGGATCAAAATTCTGGAATCCTTTCAGCTTGTTACCGTTTTGTACCAAAGGAATAGGAAGGAAGAACGTATTTCTGTCGTCCAGTTTTTTGTAATACACTTTTACGTAGCCTTTATCAAAGACGTATTTCAGATTCATTCTGATTTGTCCGCCATTATTAGCTTTGAAACCTGTTTTTCTGATCCCGTCATCTGTCCTGTAAAAACCTCCTACATTGAAAAACAATTTGTCCTGAACCAAAGCTCCCCCTACATTCACATCCGTACGCATTAATCCATATGTACTTGTCTCCAATTTTGCCGTACCTCTGAAATCATTGGTTCCTTCTCTGGTAATAAAGTTGATCAAACCGCCGGGAGAATTGGTTGCAAAAATAGATCCCGATCCCCCTCTCAAAGCCTCCATACGGTTGACCGAATTGTCCACACGGAAAAAGTTATCCGCATTGGCAAACTGAAGGGCTCCGTCTTCAAAAACCGGAAGACCATCTTCCTGTACCTGCACAAATTCATAAGCTCCTGCGGAAGGAATCCCTCTTGCAAAAAGGTTATTTCCTACTTCACCTCCTGAAGTTTCCACCGCAAATCCGGGAACTCTTTGCAATAAAGCAGCGGCACTAATGGGGTTCTGCTTCTGGATTTCTTTGGAACTGAATGTGGAAATCGCTGTACTGGATTCTATTTTTTTCTTCGGATTTGAATTTCCTGTGATGACAATCTGATCGATAGAGGAAATTTTTGCAGAATCCTGCGGAGTTTCCTGGGCATAAGCATTATTAAAATATAACGTAGCTGTTGCGGCGATTAAAAAGATTGATTTTTTTTTCATAGCCTTATTTTTATAGTTAGTTTCAGTTTTGTTGTAATTGTAAATACACTCCATTCGTCCAACCAAATCCATCCTGATTAGGGTATTCCCCGCCGCCTGCTATTGTTTCTGTGTCTAATGCATTGTATTTTTCCATTAGTTTTCCGGTATTCTTGTAGACTCTTTCTACATTGGAACACCAGTTATTTTTTATTTTCTCGGCCAGTTCATCAAAGCCGTAATTTTTCATTGCTTTAAAGCCCAGCCACTGATAAGGAGCCCATGCATTAGGAAGATCCCATTGCTGGCCTGAATTTTTAGTGGTGGTAACCAACCCGCCTTTGTAAAGAAATTTTTCAGCAATCGCTTTGGCAACAACGTCCGCCTGTTCCTGATCTGCAATTTCTAGGAATAAAGGGTAAAGAGCAGCAATATGTTCAGACGGTGTTTTTGTGTTTTTTTTAGTGTGATAATCTTTATAATTGTTAGTATTTCTATCCCAGAAATAAGTATTGATCATCTGTCTTCTGCTTGCTGCTCTTTCTGAAAAATAATTTTCTTTTTCACTCAGATTCTGAAGCGCTGAAGATTTTGCCAAAGTCATTTCCAAATGCCATAAAAGGCAGTTCAGATCAACCTGTGCGAGATTCAGCGTTTCTATAGTCTGTATATTTTCTCCGTCTGCAAACCATCTGCTGGAAAAATCCCAGCCTGATTCACAGGCACTTCTTATATTTCTGTAAAATTCCTCTCCCGAAGTTTTTTCATGATCTTCAATATCGATCAGATAACTTTCGGGACGTGGTGTATTTTCTGAGTCGTAATAACGGTTCAGAATATCTCCATCTGCTGTTTTAACAACTCTTTTTACACTTGAATTGTTTTCCAGCCATTCTTCACCATTCATCCAGAAAGCATATTCTTTTTCAAGAGTATCATGGTATTTTGTATAAATTTCTTCATCATGCGTTGTTTCAAAAAGAAGATCCAGCATTAATGAAAAATAAGGTGGCTGTGATCTGCTCAGAAAATGAGTTCTGCTAGCATTCGGGACAAATCCTACGTTTTGAATCAGGTAAGAACAGTTTTCAATAATATTTTCCATCATTTCTATTCTGCCGGAAGCTTTTAATCCCAGCATAATAAAATAGCTGTCCCAATAGAAAAACTCGTTAAAACGGCCTCCCGGAACAATATAAGGTTTCGGTAATTTTAAAAGAGTTCCTTTTTCTTCATAAGCTGTACGGGTTAATTCGTCCCATAATTTTTCAATATGTTCTTTGATAGGAAGGTGATCTTCTCTCTGCACCGAAACTCTGGCCCCTAAAAAGTCAAAATGGGTCATCACAAAATCTTTCAGATCAAAACCCTCTGTATTTTTTGATTGTTTATAATCTTCATTAATCTTTGCAATAGGGAAAAGAGGAACTGCATCCGTCATCATTTTCTGATCTTCAAAAATTTCAGATCTCTGTACTTCATCAAACAGACTTTGAATTTCGTTTATGTAAAGCTGATTACTCATTGTTATTTTTTAGGATTAATTTTTAATTTATTCATGAAAACTGCCGAAGTGATCAGTAATGAGAGCGGAATCAGAGAAAGATAAAATGCCTGCTGACCACTGAACTCCTGAAACACAAAACCGGTAATAATAGAACCGATAGTTCCCCCGATTGCTGAGAAAACGACAATTAAACCTGACATCGCACTGTGTAAATATTTCGGGATTGATGCCAGAATCACAGAATTAATACTTGGATAAATTGGTGCCAGCAAGCCTCCCATCAAGGGAAATAAATACACAACCAAAGGCGCATTCAGCCAGCTTGTATTCGTATCAATATGAATGTTATGGGTCAATGGTAAAACCAACAGTAAGCTGATAGCAAAACCTATCACACAAAAAGAAACTACATAGATCCAGTTGAATTTTTTAGAGAAAAATCCCGACAAAAATCTTCCTAAAGCAAAAGCTCCTGCTAAAACAGCTCCCGCCTGGATACTCATTGAAGTAGGCACTTTTAAAATTTCCTTATAAAAAGTAGGCGTCCATGTTTGAAAGCTCTGCTCTACCAGTACAAAAAGGAAAGCACATAATAAAAAGAACAACACTTTTTTATAGCTGAATAAGCTTACACTATTTCTTAAATCTCCCAATAAATCTGTTTTCTCACTTTTTGCTTCCTGCTCATTTAATTTTGAAAAGAACAGGAATAAAAAAGATAAAGTGGAAAGCCCGCCCAAAACCCAATATACATTCAGCCATCGCGTAGATTCCGGATTATGATCATCAATATATAAACTGAACAATACATTTCCTGCCAGAACTCCAATCATGAAAAAACCTTCAAGAAATCCCATAAAGCTGGAATGTTCCTTGTCTGTTTCCGTTACCAGCCCGATAGAAGTAAAAACTGAAATTTTAATTAAAGCAAAGGAAACTCCTACTGTGGCAAATAATAATTTAAAAACCCAAAAGGTATTGGTAAACGGCATTACAAAACACATACAGCTTACCAGCAATAAAGCAATCAACATTGATTTTTTGATTCCGATTTTGGGAAGAAATGAAGCCAGAATGAATGAACATATTGCAATGGGAAGATCTTTGAATCCTTCCAAAACACTGGCCGAAGATTTTGAAATTCCAAAATTCTGCTGTACCTGCAGGATCACTGTACCTACAGAATTCAGAAGAATGGCAAAGACAAAATAATTTAAAAATAAAACGGCCTTGATGTTAATATTTTTCATTCAGGTTATTTCTTGTCGGCTAAGATAGAAGCATTTGTGTTAACGATAATTTAACACAGTAAATCAATATTTGAACTATATTAATATAATTAGTATTTTTAGTAATTAAATATGATTAATTAAATGAAAGTTACTTTTGAAAGGGTAATCCCTAATGAAAAGAGCTCATTCCGCACGATTCATAACAACTCCCCTATTTCAGAATTCAAATGGGAATATCATTATCATCCCGAAATTGAGCTGGTATGTGTCATTTCCGGGAACGGAACGCGCCACGTTGGCTATCATAAAAGTAATTATACAAATGGTGATCTGGTATTAATCGGGTCTAATATTCCTCATTCCGGATTTGGATTAAACTCCATTGATCCGCATGAAGAAATTGTGCTTCAGTTCAAGGAAGAGATTCTTCAGTTTCCCCAGCAGGAAGTGGAAGCCAGATCTATCAAAAATCTGCTGGAACTTTCAAAATATGGAATTCATTTTCATCATAAAGTAAAAAAAGTGATGCTTCCTAAACTGAAGCTTATGTTAGAATCTGAGGGCTACAAAAGGTATTTATTATTGCTTGAAATTCTTTTCGAGCTTTCAAAATGTGAAGATTATGATCTTCTGAATAAAGAGATCATGCCTTACACCATTATTTCAAAAAATAAAACCCGTCTGGAAAATATCTTCACCTATGTAGAACATCATTATGACAAGGAAATCGAAATTGAAGAAGTAGCAAAACTGGCCAATCTCACTTTACCGGCTTTCTGTAATTTCTTTAAAAAAGCGACTCAGATTACGTTTACAGAGTTTGTCAATAGATACAGAATCAATAAAGCATGTCTACTGATGGCACAGGACAGATCTATTTCGGAATGCAGCTACCAATGCGGTTTTAATAATGTAACATATTTTAACAGGATGTTTAAAAAATATACCGGGAAGACGCCTTCTGAGTTTATCAGGAATTATTCTCACAGTAACGTTAATGTAGATTTGAAAGTTGAGAATGAGACTAAAACCAAGGCCAGCTTTTAATAAAAAAACTACGCTGAGACTCCTACGGAGTGACAAGTGAATGAATAGACAATGCTTTCGTAGTTGTCATTCCGTAAGAATCCAGACTTACTTATAAAAATGTTGCAGTACTTACAATAAAAAGATCAGTTGTGCCGAGACTCCTACGGAGTGACAAACTGTGTGGATAATAAGTGAGCTATGTTACGATCAACAAAAAAGCCACTCTAAAAAGAGCAGCTCTATATTATTATAATGAGTAAAAACTAGTAGCTAAATAACCAGCAACCAGCAATTATTTCCATTTAATATTGCACCCCATGCTTGGTCTCTGAATTTCTTCCTGAGCTTCACCAGCCAAAAGATTTTCAAAAGCAATAATAAGATCTTCACCTGTAACATCTTTATTGTTTCCCGGTCTTGAATCATCCATCTGACCTCTGTACACAAGATCCAGCTTATCATCAAAGAAATAAAAATCCGGAGTACAAGCTGCATCGTAAGCTTTAGCTACTGCCTGGCTTTCATCAAATAAATAAGGGAAATCAAAATTTCTTTCAATCTGAAATTCTATCATTTTCTCAGGAGAATCTGCCGGATATTTCTCAATATCATTAGAGTTGATAGCGATGAATTCTATTCCCCGCTCGTTATAATCTTCATATAATTCGTTGATCTTATCAATCACATGAAGAACAAACGGACAGTGGTTGCACATAAAGATCACCAAAGTACCATTTTCTCCTTTCAGTTCCTCTAAAGACTGAAGTTCATTCGTTTTTGACGGGTTAGGAAGTTCAAAAAACGGAGCCTTTGTTCCTAATGCCAGCATATTTGATGGAGTATTCATATCCTTTTTTCTTTACCGGCAAAGATAGATATTTCTTTTATTAATTGAGCAGGGTCTGAAACAGACATTTTTATTTTTGTAGGGTAAGGAAGCTGGAGAAGGGAAGATTTTTAAGCCTCAAAAATAGTTATAGCCAAATTCTATTATTAGATTATTGACCTCTGAAATAACTTCCAGCTCCCATTCTTCCTACTTCCAGCCATTGATTAATTTACTGTAAATAATCAGCAAACCCATAAAACTCATAATATCCTTTGGAAGTTATATTAAAAAGTTTGTAGTTTTGCTAACGCTGTTAGTAAATAAATATCATGGGTCTACATGAACGCCGTCAACGAGAAAAAGAATCCATCCGTGCAAATATTTTGCAGGCTGCTTTTACTTTGGCTAAAACTGAAGGCTGGGGTTCATTGTCTATGCGTAAGATAGCTGATGCTATTGAGTATAGTGCACCCGTAGTATATGATTATTTTGAAAATAAAGAAGCTATTCTATTTGAAATTTCTTTAGATGGCTTTCATAAGTTACACATAGAATTATTAAAAGCTCAGCAGAAACATGACACTCCGGAAGAGCAGCTTGTTGCTATTGTGGATGCCTACTGGAACTTTGCTTTTAAAAACAAGGAATATTACCAGCTTATGTTTGGTCTTGGAATGCAATGCTGTGGAAAAGGGCAGATGAAAAAAGAATTCTCATCATTCCAGGAACTGATCTATGAATGTACCTATGAGATTATCAAGAAAAACGGATCCAATCCGGACAATGCCTGTCATATGTCTCACGCTCTGTTTTCTGCCGTTCACGGAATGATCTCTATTATGATGATGCGTACTGCTGATATCCCTTCCACAATGAACAAGACGACATTGGACGAAACTGTTTCGGCTTTTATTAAGTCTTTGTAAATTTTTTTTGAATTTAAAATTAACACCGTTAGGAAATTTAACACCGAATTAATTTAAATTATTCCGTTTTTCCTGATTAAAAATGAAATCATTTATGGAGCAATTCATATCATTCAGTTGTTAAAAGTAATCATTTTTTGCTTATCAATTAACACTGTTAGTAAAATTAACACACCTTACACCATCATTATACACTTAAATACATTAAAAACAATTTTCAATTATGGAAACAATCGACTTTATCGGACATTAAAAATTCTGTAATTTTTTTTGAACTAACTATTAACACTGTTAGGAAAAAAAACAGCATTTATTAAAAAGACTCTTTTACTTAAATCTAACACTTCATTAAAAAAATTAAACCACAATGAAAATACCTGGAAAAACAAGGTTTATTGTACTTATTGCAAGTATAATTCTTTTACAGAGCTGTACCAAGGCTGCAGAAGGATCCAATTCCGCGCCGCCAGCTCCAGAACTTCCGGTTTATACCGTTCTTACATCACCCGCTACTACATATCAGGAATTCCCTACTGCCTTAGAAGGGAAAAACAATGTTGAAATAAGATCTCAGGTAGATGGCTATCTTGATAGAATCTATGTAGAGGAAGGATCTTACGTAAGAGCCGGACAGCCATTATTTAAAATAGACTCCAGAAGCTATGGAGAACAAATGAATATGGCACAAGCTAATCTACAGGTTGCTAATGCCAATATCCAAAAAGCAAGAGTAGAAGTAGACAGACTTCAGCCATTGGTTGCTGCAAAAGTAGTTTCTGATGTGCAGTTAAAAACAGCAAAAGCCAATTATGAAGCTGCTGTTGCCGCTGCCTCACAAGCCAAAGCTTCTGTAGGAAGCGCAAGAATCAACGTAGGATTTACAACCATTACCGCTCCAGTAAGTGGTTATATCGGAAGAATTCCTTACAAAAAAGGAAGTCTGATCTCAAGAACAGATGTAAATCCATTGACCTTATTATCTGATATCAGTGAAATTTATGCTTATTTCTCTTTGAGTGAACTGGACTTTATCGCTTTCCAAAATAAATATCCCGGCGCTACTTTGGAAGAAAAGCTGAAAAATATGCCAATGGTAGAATTGGTGATCGCTGACAACAGTACTTATCCTGAAAAAGGTAAACTGAGCATCGTAGACGGACAGTTTGATAAAACTACCGGAGCCATCAGTGTACGTGCCGTTTTCCCTAATGCCAACGGGGCTTTAAGAACCGGAAACACAGGAAGAGTGCGTATGCCTCAACTGATCTCAAATGCTGTAGTTATCCCACAGGAATCTACTTTCGAAATTCAGGATAAAACCTATGTATATGTAATGGGTAAAGACAAAAAGGTAACCGGAAGACCGATCAAAATATCAGGGAAAACGGATAGCTATTATTTTATTTCTGAAGGACTTGCACCAGGAGAAAAAATAGTTTACACAGGAATTGGAAACCTAAAAGACGGAGCTTCCATCAATCCGAAAAATATTTCTTCTGACAGCTTGCTAAAAGCAAAACCATTATAGTCCATCCTCAATACAGAAGACTTAAAAAAATAAACTTCTTATGTTAAAACAATTTATAGAAAGACCGGTCCTTTCAACGGTCATCTCCATAATACTCTTATTATTGGGAGCCCTGTCTCTCTTTAATTTACCGATTGCCCTCTTTCCGGACATCGCTCCACCGAGTGTACAGGTAACTGCATTCTATCCTGGAGCCAACGCGGAGGTTGTAGCACGTTCGGTTGCCACCCCGATTGAGGAAGCCGTGAACGGAGTTGAGAACATGACCTATATGACCTCAAACTCCAGTAACGACGGTACAATGACACTGAGTGTGTTCTTCAAACAAGGTGCTGACGCTGATAATGCAGCTGTAAACGTACAAAACCGTGTATCGAAAGCGATGAGCCAATTACCTCAGGAGGTAGTACAGGCCGGTATTTCAACACAGAAAGTACAGAACAGTATGATCATGTTCATGGGTTTAACCAGTGAAAATGAAAAACAATATGACGAATTATTCCTTCAAAATTACCTGAAGATTAATGTTATTCCGCAGATTCAGCGTATTCCGGGAGTAGCACAGGCTCAGGTATTCGGAACGAGGGATTACTCCATGAGAATCTGGCTGAAACCAGACAGACTTGCGGCTAACAACCTTTCTCCTCAAGAAGTGCTGGGAGCCATTAAAGACCACAACCTTGAAGCAGCTCCAGGCCGTTTGGGACAAGGAAGTAAGGAAACTTATGAGTATATCCTTAAATATAAAGGAAAACTGAATAAGAATGAAGACTACGAAAACATTGCTATTAAAGCCAATAGTGACGGTTCTTTCTTACGATTGAAAGATGTAGCAAGAGTAGAATTCGGTTCTTATACTTATACTGCAACCAACAGAGTTGACGGGAAACCGGTTGCCGGATTCGCTATCTTACAGACTGCGGGTTCCAATGCAAATGAAATCCTGACTGAAATTGAAAGTCAAGTAAAAGTAATGGAAACTACTCTTCCAAAAGGAGTAAAGCCGATTATCATGTATAACTCTAAAGACTTCCTGGATGCATCAATCCATCAGGTTGTGGAAACTTTAGTTATTGCCTTCATTCTGGTATTTATTGTAGTGTATATTTTCCTTCAGGATTTCAGATCTACATTAATTCCTGCTATTGCAGTACCGGTTGCGATCATCGGAACATTCTTCTTCCTTCAGCTATTTGGCTTTAGTATCAACATGCTTACGTTGTTTGCATTGGTTCTGGCCATCGGTATTGTAGTGGATGATGCCATTGTAGTGGTAGAAGCTGTCCATTCCAAAATGGAACAGACAGGAATGCCTGTGGAACATGCTACAATGAACTCGATGAGTGAAATCTCAGGAGCCATCATTTCCATTACATTGGTAATGTGTGCCGTGTTTATTCCGGTTGGTTTCATGCAGGGACCTGCAGGGGTTTTCTACAGACAGTTTGCCTTTACATTAGCTATTGCGATTTTAATCTCAGCAGTGAATGCTTTGACATTAAGTCCGGCATTATGTGCAATGTTCTTAAATGATCCTCAGGGAGAACATGGGGAACACGGTCATAAAACAGGTTTTGGAGCAAGATTTTTCAATGCATTTAATGCAAGCTTCAACAGCATGACCAGAAAATATATCTACAGCCTTAAGTTTTTAATTAAAAATAAATGGGTGGCTATAGGAGGTCTTGTTCTTATTACAGCAGCAAGTGTCTTTCTGATCAAAAAAGCACCGTCAGGATTTATTCCTACTGAAGACCAGGGATTCGTATTGTATGCAGTGAATACTCCTCCTGGAAGTTCATTGGAAAGAACACACAGAGCGACTGCACAAATTGATAAAATCATCAACAGTGAGAAAGCCACCAATCACCTTTGGGTAGCAGACGGAATGAACTTTATCAGTAATGCCAATGCTTCTCCATATTCTGCAGGTTTCATTAAGCTTAAAGATTATGACAAACGTGGTGAAATGAAAGATCCTGATCTAATTGCAGGAACTTTAACAGGAAAGGTAAGCCAGGTGAAAGACGCGAATGCTTTCTTCTTCAACTTCCCTACTGTACAAGGTTTCGGTAACGTTTCCGGATTTGAATTCATGCTTCAGGATAAAACGAACGGTTCTTTTGAACAATTGGGAACAACCACTCAGCAGTTCATTGGTGAATTGATGAAACGTCCGGAAATTGCTTTCGCATTCACTACTTATGCAGCAGGAAATCCACAGTACACTATTGATGTAGATACTGACAAAGCCAACCAGCTGGGAGTTTCCGTTACGGAATTGATGCAGACGATGCAGATTTATTTCGGAAGTAGCTTTGTATCGGATTTCAACAGATTCGGAAAGTATTACAGAGTAATGGCACAGGCAGATATTCCTTACCGTACTGACGTTAACTCTCTGGAAGGAATTTATGTTAAAAATAAATCAGGAGAAATGGTTCCTGCGAAAACATTAGTAACGTTAAAAAGATCTTTCGGACCTGAAACGGTAACAAGAAATAACCTTTTCAACGCAGTAACAATCAATGGAACACCAAAACCAGGATACAGTACCGGAGATGCCATCAAAGCGGTAGAAGAAGTGGCTCAGCAATCACTTCCAAGAGGATATGGATATGAATGGACAGGGATTACCCGTGAGGAAATCAAAACAAGCGGACAGACTGCATTCATTTTCTTCTTAAGTATTCTGTTTGTGTATTTCCTACTGGCAGCTCAGTATGAAAGTTATATCCTTCCTTTTGCTATTATTCTTACGATTCCAACAGGGATTTTCGGAGTATTTGCCTTCACAGGGTTAGCCGGAATCGATAATAACATTTACGTTCAGGTAGGATTGATTATGCTTGTCGGGCTATTGGCGAAAAATGCCATCCTTATTGTAGAGTTTGCCGTACAGAGAAGAAAAGCAGGGAAAACTTTGATTGAGTCTGCACTTCAGGCATCAAGATTACGTTTAAGACCGATCTTAATGACCTCTTTTGCCTTCATCGTGGGGATGCTTCCACTGGTATGGACGCAGGGTGCCTCTTCAAAAGGTAACCACTCTATTGGATACAGTACCGTAGGAGGAATGCTTACAGGAGTAATATTCGGGATATTTATTATTCCGGTAATGTATGTAATCTTCCAGTACCTGCATGAAAAAATGCCAAGCAGAAAACAGAAAAGACTGAAGAAAAAACAAATGGAGGAAGAACTTTTAGCTTCAGCTCATTAATAAAAAATGAATAACAAAAACTTAGAGAAAATTTTAAGACAAAGGATTAACTATTCTCCTGCTGTTCTTAATGGTTAAAAAAATCAGCTATTTTCTCCTACTAAAGACAATTTTTGCATCAATAAAAACCTCTCTAAGTTTTGTATTCAATTAAAAGTTTAAAAACTATGAAACGAGTAAAAAATATTATTCTAACTTTTGCGCTGGCTATAGGCTCTGTATCATGTGTGTCCAAACTGGCATACACGGAGCCTGAACTGCCACTTCCGGAAAAGTTTCAGTATACTGCAACTGCCGATACTGCCAGCATAGCGAATCTGGAGTGGAAGCAGTTCTTCAGCGATCCTATTTTACAGGGATTGATTGAAAAAGGAATCAAAAATAATTATGACCTTCAGATTGCCCTAAAGCAGGTTGCTGCTTCACAGGAAAAACTGAAACAGGCAAAATATATGCAATATCCGGATGTTGGTTTCGGAGTAAGCGGGCAAATCTCAAGGCCTTCCAAAAACAGCATGAACGGGCAAAGCTTAAATTTATTTTTAGGATCAAGCCATGTTGAAGATTATAATGCAGCCTTCAACCTTTCATGGGAAGCTGACATCTGGGGAAAAATTAAAAACCAGCAGGAAGTTTCAAGAATGCAGTATCTGCAGACTTATGAAGGGTCAAAAGCCGTTCAGACCCAGGTAGTAGCAGCTATTGCACAGGGATATTATAACCTGTTGATGCTTGACA is a window from the Chryseobacterium indologenes genome containing:
- a CDS encoding efflux RND transporter permease subunit; this encodes MLKQFIERPVLSTVISIILLLLGALSLFNLPIALFPDIAPPSVQVTAFYPGANAEVVARSVATPIEEAVNGVENMTYMTSNSSNDGTMTLSVFFKQGADADNAAVNVQNRVSKAMSQLPQEVVQAGISTQKVQNSMIMFMGLTSENEKQYDELFLQNYLKINVIPQIQRIPGVAQAQVFGTRDYSMRIWLKPDRLAANNLSPQEVLGAIKDHNLEAAPGRLGQGSKETYEYILKYKGKLNKNEDYENIAIKANSDGSFLRLKDVARVEFGSYTYTATNRVDGKPVAGFAILQTAGSNANEILTEIESQVKVMETTLPKGVKPIIMYNSKDFLDASIHQVVETLVIAFILVFIVVYIFLQDFRSTLIPAIAVPVAIIGTFFFLQLFGFSINMLTLFALVLAIGIVVDDAIVVVEAVHSKMEQTGMPVEHATMNSMSEISGAIISITLVMCAVFIPVGFMQGPAGVFYRQFAFTLAIAILISAVNALTLSPALCAMFLNDPQGEHGEHGHKTGFGARFFNAFNASFNSMTRKYIYSLKFLIKNKWVAIGGLVLITAASVFLIKKAPSGFIPTEDQGFVLYAVNTPPGSSLERTHRATAQIDKIINSEKATNHLWVADGMNFISNANASPYSAGFIKLKDYDKRGEMKDPDLIAGTLTGKVSQVKDANAFFFNFPTVQGFGNVSGFEFMLQDKTNGSFEQLGTTTQQFIGELMKRPEIAFAFTTYAAGNPQYTIDVDTDKANQLGVSVTELMQTMQIYFGSSFVSDFNRFGKYYRVMAQADIPYRTDVNSLEGIYVKNKSGEMVPAKTLVTLKRSFGPETVTRNNLFNAVTINGTPKPGYSTGDAIKAVEEVAQQSLPRGYGYEWTGITREEIKTSGQTAFIFFLSILFVYFLLAAQYESYILPFAIILTIPTGIFGVFAFTGLAGIDNNIYVQVGLIMLVGLLAKNAILIVEFAVQRRKAGKTLIESALQASRLRLRPILMTSFAFIVGMLPLVWTQGASSKGNHSIGYSTVGGMLTGVIFGIFIIPVMYVIFQYLHEKMPSRKQKRLKKKQMEEELLASAH
- a CDS encoding TetR/AcrR family transcriptional regulator, which encodes MGLHERRQREKESIRANILQAAFTLAKTEGWGSLSMRKIADAIEYSAPVVYDYFENKEAILFEISLDGFHKLHIELLKAQQKHDTPEEQLVAIVDAYWNFAFKNKEYYQLMFGLGMQCCGKGQMKKEFSSFQELIYECTYEIIKKNGSNPDNACHMSHALFSAVHGMISIMMMRTADIPSTMNKTTLDETVSAFIKSL
- a CDS encoding efflux RND transporter periplasmic adaptor subunit, giving the protein MKIPGKTRFIVLIASIILLQSCTKAAEGSNSAPPAPELPVYTVLTSPATTYQEFPTALEGKNNVEIRSQVDGYLDRIYVEEGSYVRAGQPLFKIDSRSYGEQMNMAQANLQVANANIQKARVEVDRLQPLVAAKVVSDVQLKTAKANYEAAVAAASQAKASVGSARINVGFTTITAPVSGYIGRIPYKKGSLISRTDVNPLTLLSDISEIYAYFSLSELDFIAFQNKYPGATLEEKLKNMPMVELVIADNSTYPEKGKLSIVDGQFDKTTGAISVRAVFPNANGALRTGNTGRVRMPQLISNAVVIPQESTFEIQDKTYVYVMGKDKKVTGRPIKISGKTDSYYFISEGLAPGEKIVYTGIGNLKDGASINPKNISSDSLLKAKPL